The Pseudonocardia broussonetiae DNA segment GCGACGGAGGCCGTGGCGGGGCGGCCCAGGACAAGACCCCGTACATCGAGCGGCTGGTCACGATCAACCGCGTCGCCAAGGTCGTCAAGGGCGGTCGGCGCTTCAGCTTCACCGCGCTGATGATCGTCGGCGACGGCGACGGCCTGGTGGGCGTCGGCTACGGCAAGGCCAAGGAGGTGCCCGCGGCGATCGCCAAGGGTGTGGAGGAGGCGAAGAAGAACTTCTTCCGCGTCCCCCGCATCGGCGGCACGATCGTCCACCGGGTGCAGGGCGAGGCCGCTGCCGGCGTCGTCCTCCTCCGCCCGGCGAGCCCCGGTACCGGCGTCATCGCCGGTGGCCCGGTGCGCGCCGTGCTGGAGTGCGCCGGGATCCACGACATCCTCTCCAAGAGCCTGGGCTCCGACAACGCGATCAACGTCGTCCACGCGACGATCGCCGCGTTGAAGATGATCCAGCGCCCCGAGGAGGTGGCGGCCCGCCGTGGCCTGCCGCTCGAGGACGTCGCCCCGGCCCAGATGATGCGGGCGCGTGCGGAAGCCGCGCAGGCGGCGAGGGCCTGATGGCGAAGCTGATCATCACCCAGCGCAAGAGCGTCATCGGCGCCAAGGCCAACCAGCGCGCCACCATGCTCTCGCTCGGCCTGCGCAAGATCCGGCAGACCGTCGAGAAGGACGACACCCCCCAGGTGCGCGGCATGGTCCACACCGTGCGCCACCTGGTCACGGTCGAGGAGGTGAACTCGTGAGCGAGTCCACGATCAAGATCCACCACCTGCGCCCCGCGCCGGGTGCCAAGACCGCCAAGACCCGCGTCGGACGCGGTGAGGGCGGCAAGGGCGGCAAGACCGCCGGCCGCGGTACCAAGGGCACCCGCGCCCGCAAGGGCG contains these protein-coding regions:
- the rpsE gene encoding 30S ribosomal protein S5, which produces MPGRARRDGGGPSSGPGGERSNSGDRRDRRDGGRGGAAQDKTPYIERLVTINRVAKVVKGGRRFSFTALMIVGDGDGLVGVGYGKAKEVPAAIAKGVEEAKKNFFRVPRIGGTIVHRVQGEAAAGVVLLRPASPGTGVIAGGPVRAVLECAGIHDILSKSLGSDNAINVVHATIAALKMIQRPEEVAARRGLPLEDVAPAQMMRARAEAAQAARA
- the rpmD gene encoding 50S ribosomal protein L30, with the protein product MAKLIITQRKSVIGAKANQRATMLSLGLRKIRQTVEKDDTPQVRGMVHTVRHLVTVEEVNS